The following are from one region of the Streptomyces decoyicus genome:
- the tuf gene encoding elongation factor Tu, producing MAKAKFERTKPHVNIGTIGHIDHGKTTLTAAITKVLHDAYPDLNEASAFDQIDKAPEERQRGITISIAHVEYQTENRHYAHVDCPGHADYIKNMITGAAQMDGAILVVAATDGPMPQTKEHVLLARQVGVPYIVVALNKADMVDDEEILELVELEVRELLSEYEFPGDDVPVVKVSALKALEGDKEWGDSVLKLMAAVDESIPQPERDVDKPFLMPIEDVFTITGRGTVVTGRIERGVLKVNETVDIIGIKTEKTTTTVTGIEMFRKLLDEGQAGENVGLLLRGIKREDVERGQVIIKPGSVTPHTSFEAQAYILSKDEGGRHTPFFNNYRPQFYFRTTDVTGVVTLPEGTEMVMPGDNTEMTVELIQPVAMEEGLKFAIREGGRTVGAGQVTKITK from the coding sequence GTGGCGAAGGCGAAGTTCGAGCGGACTAAGCCGCACGTCAACATCGGCACCATCGGTCACATTGACCACGGTAAGACGACCCTCACGGCCGCCATTACCAAGGTGCTGCACGACGCGTACCCGGACCTGAACGAGGCCTCGGCCTTCGACCAGATCGACAAGGCTCCTGAGGAGCGCCAGCGCGGTATCACGATTTCGATCGCGCACGTCGAGTACCAGACGGAGAACCGTCACTACGCCCACGTCGACTGCCCCGGTCACGCGGACTACATCAAGAACATGATCACGGGTGCGGCGCAGATGGACGGCGCCATCCTCGTGGTCGCCGCCACCGACGGCCCGATGCCGCAGACCAAGGAGCACGTGCTCCTGGCCCGCCAGGTCGGCGTTCCGTACATCGTCGTCGCCCTGAACAAGGCCGACATGGTGGACGACGAGGAGATCCTGGAGCTCGTCGAGCTCGAGGTCCGTGAGCTCCTCTCCGAGTACGAGTTCCCCGGCGACGACGTTCCGGTCGTCAAGGTCTCGGCGCTCAAGGCGCTCGAGGGCGACAAGGAGTGGGGCGACTCCGTCCTCAAGCTCATGGCCGCCGTCGACGAGTCGATCCCGCAGCCCGAGCGCGACGTCGACAAGCCGTTCCTGATGCCGATCGAGGACGTCTTCACGATCACCGGCCGTGGCACCGTTGTCACCGGTCGTATCGAGCGTGGTGTCCTCAAGGTCAACGAGACCGTCGACATCATCGGCATCAAGACCGAGAAGACCACCACCACGGTCACCGGTATCGAGATGTTCCGGAAGCTCCTCGACGAGGGCCAGGCCGGTGAGAACGTCGGTCTGCTCCTCCGTGGCATCAAGCGCGAGGACGTCGAGCGCGGCCAGGTCATCATCAAGCCGGGCTCGGTCACGCCGCACACCTCGTTCGAGGCCCAGGCGTACATCCTGTCGAAGGACGAGGGTGGCCGTCACACCCCCTTCTTCAACAACTACCGCCCGCAGTTCTACTTCCGCACCACCGACGTGACCGGCGTCGTGACCCTCCCCGAGGGCACCGAGATGGTCATGCCGGGCGACAACACTGAGATGACCGTTGAGCTCATCCAGCCCGTCGCGATGGAAGAGGGCCTGAAGTTCGCCATCCGTGAGGGTGGCCGGACCGTCGGCGCCGGCCAGGTCACCAAGATCACGAAGTAA
- the fusA gene encoding elongation factor G, with translation MATTSLDLAKVRNIGIMAHIDAGKTTTTERILFYTGVSYKIGEVHDGAATMDWMEQEQERGITITSAATTCHWPLEDVDNTINIIDTPGHVDFTVEVERSLRVLDGAVTVFDGVAGVEPQSETVWRQADRYGVPRICFVNKLDRTGAEFHRCVDMIVDRLGATPIVMQLPIGTEADFKGVVDLVTMKALVWSAEAAKGEMYDTVDIPDTHIEAADEWRGKLLEAVAENDEEIMELYLEGQEPTVEQLYAAIRRITIASGKAENTTVTPVFCGTAFKNKGVQPLLDAVVRYLPSPLDVEAIEGHAVSDPEEVIKRKPSEDEPLSALAFKIASDPHLGKLTFIRVYSGRLEAGSQVQNSVKGKKERIGKIYRMHANKREEIDSVGAGDIVAVMGLKQTTTGETLCDAGNPVILESMEFPAPVIQVAIEPKSKGDQEKLGVAIQRLAEEDPSFQVHTDEETGQTIIAGMGELHLDVLVDRMKREFRVEANVGKPQVAYRETLRKPVERLDYTHKKQTGGSGQFAKVQIAIAPLEGDGYEFENKVTGGRIPREYIPSVDAGCQEAMEFGVLAGYPLTGVKVTLLDGAFHEVDSSEMAFKIAGSMAFKEAARKASPALLEPMMKVEVTTPEDYMGDVIGDINSRRGQIQSMEERSGAKLVTGLVPLSEMFGYVGDLRSKTSGRASYSMQFDSYAEVPRNVAEEIIAKAKGE, from the coding sequence ATGGCCACCACTTCGCTTGACCTGGCCAAGGTCCGCAATATCGGGATCATGGCCCACATCGACGCGGGCAAGACGACCACCACCGAGCGGATCCTGTTCTACACCGGTGTTTCTTACAAGATCGGTGAAGTCCACGACGGCGCTGCCACGATGGACTGGATGGAGCAGGAGCAGGAGCGCGGCATCACCATCACGTCTGCCGCGACGACCTGCCACTGGCCGCTGGAAGACGTCGACAACACCATCAACATCATCGACACCCCGGGCCACGTCGACTTCACGGTCGAGGTGGAGCGCTCGCTGCGCGTCCTGGACGGTGCGGTGACGGTGTTCGACGGCGTTGCCGGTGTCGAGCCCCAGTCCGAGACCGTCTGGCGTCAGGCGGACCGCTACGGCGTTCCGCGTATCTGCTTCGTCAACAAGCTCGACCGTACGGGCGCCGAGTTCCACCGCTGCGTCGACATGATCGTGGACCGCCTCGGCGCGACCCCGATCGTGATGCAGCTCCCGATCGGCACCGAGGCCGACTTCAAGGGCGTCGTCGACCTCGTGACGATGAAGGCCCTGGTCTGGTCGGCCGAGGCCGCCAAGGGCGAGATGTACGACACCGTCGACATCCCGGACACCCACATCGAGGCTGCCGACGAGTGGCGCGGCAAGCTGCTCGAGGCCGTTGCCGAGAACGATGAAGAGATCATGGAGCTGTACCTGGAGGGCCAGGAGCCCACCGTGGAGCAGCTCTACGCGGCGATCCGCCGGATCACCATCGCTTCGGGCAAGGCCGAGAACACCACCGTCACCCCGGTGTTCTGCGGTACCGCGTTCAAGAACAAGGGCGTGCAGCCCCTGCTCGACGCGGTCGTGCGCTACCTCCCCTCCCCGCTGGACGTCGAGGCCATTGAGGGCCACGCGGTCAGCGACCCGGAAGAGGTCATCAAGCGCAAGCCGTCCGAGGACGAGCCGCTTTCCGCCCTTGCGTTCAAGATTGCGAGCGACCCCCACCTGGGCAAGCTCACCTTCATCCGGGTGTACTCGGGCCGCCTTGAGGCCGGCTCGCAGGTGCAGAACTCGGTGAAGGGCAAGAAGGAGCGCATCGGCAAGATCTACCGGATGCACGCGAACAAGCGTGAGGAGATCGACTCGGTGGGTGCCGGTGACATCGTCGCCGTCATGGGTCTGAAGCAGACCACCACCGGTGAGACGCTCTGCGACGCCGGCAACCCGGTCATCCTGGAATCGATGGAGTTCCCGGCCCCGGTCATCCAGGTCGCCATTGAGCCCAAGTCCAAGGGCGACCAGGAGAAGCTGGGTGTCGCCATCCAGCGCCTCGCCGAAGAGGACCCCTCGTTCCAGGTGCACACCGACGAGGAAACCGGCCAGACCATCATCGCGGGTATGGGCGAGCTGCACCTCGACGTGCTGGTCGACCGTATGAAGCGTGAGTTCCGGGTCGAGGCCAACGTCGGCAAGCCGCAGGTCGCCTACCGCGAGACCCTGCGCAAGCCGGTCGAGCGTCTCGACTACACGCACAAGAAGCAGACTGGTGGTTCCGGCCAGTTCGCGAAGGTGCAGATCGCGATCGCGCCCCTCGAGGGCGACGGGTACGAGTTCGAGAACAAGGTCACCGGTGGCCGTATCCCGCGGGAGTACATCCCGTCCGTGGACGCGGGCTGCCAGGAGGCCATGGAGTTCGGTGTTCTCGCCGGCTACCCGCTGACCGGCGTCAAGGTCACGCTCCTCGACGGTGCCTTCCACGAGGTCGACTCTTCCGAGATGGCCTTCAAGATCGCCGGTTCGATGGCCTTCAAGGAGGCCGCGCGCAAGGCCTCCCCGGCCCTGCTCGAGCCGATGATGAAGGTCGAGGTCACCACGCCCGAGGACTACATGGGCGATGTGATCGGCGACATCAACTCTCGCCGTGGACAGATCCAGTCCATGGAGGAGCGCAGCGGCGCCAAGCTCGTCACGGGCCTGGTTCCCCTGTCGGAGATGTTCGGCTACGTCGGCGACCTCCGCAGCAAGACCTCGGGTCGCGCAAGCTACTCGATGCAGTTCGACTCCTACGCCGAGGTTCCCCGGAACGTCGCCGAGGAGATCATCGCGAAGGCCAAGGGCGAATAG
- the rpsG gene encoding 30S ribosomal protein S7 has protein sequence MPRKGPAPKRPVIIDPVYGSPLVTSLINKVLLNGKRSTAERIVYGAMEGLREKTGNDPVITLKRALENIKPTLEVKSRRVGGATYQVPVEVKPGRAATLSLRWLVGYSRARREKTMTERLMNELLDASNGLGASVKKREDTHKMAESNKAFAHYRW, from the coding sequence ATGCCTCGTAAGGGCCCCGCCCCGAAGCGCCCGGTCATCATCGACCCGGTCTACGGTTCTCCTCTGGTGACCTCCCTCATCAACAAGGTGCTGCTGAACGGAAAGCGCTCCACCGCCGAGCGCATCGTTTACGGCGCCATGGAGGGTCTGCGCGAGAAGACCGGTAACGACCCGGTCATCACGCTCAAGCGCGCGCTCGAGAACATCAAGCCGACCCTTGAGGTCAAGTCCCGCCGTGTCGGTGGCGCGACCTACCAGGTCCCGGTCGAGGTCAAGCCCGGCCGCGCCGCCACCCTCTCGCTGCGCTGGCTCGTGGGCTACTCCCGCGCCCGCCGCGAGAAGACCATGACCGAGCGCCTCATGAACGAACTGCTCGACGCCTCCAACGGCCTCGGCGCTTCGGTCAAGAAGCGTGAGGACACGCACAAGATGGCCGAGTCCAACAAGGCCTTCGCGCACTACCGCTGGTAG
- the rpsL gene encoding 30S ribosomal protein S12, with protein sequence MPTIQQLVRKGRQDKVEKNKTPALEGSPQRRGVCTRVFTTTPKKPNSALRKVARVRLTSGIEVTAYIPGEGHNLQEHSIVLVRGGRVKDLPGVRYKIIRGSLDTQGVKNRKQARSRYGAKKEK encoded by the coding sequence GTGCCTACGATCCAGCAGCTGGTCCGCAAGGGCCGGCAGGACAAGGTCGAGAAGAACAAGACGCCCGCGCTCGAGGGTTCCCCCCAGCGCCGTGGCGTCTGCACGCGTGTTTTCACGACCACCCCGAAGAAGCCGAACTCGGCCCTGCGTAAGGTCGCGCGTGTGCGTCTGACCAGCGGGATCGAGGTCACCGCTTACATTCCGGGTGAGGGCCACAACCTGCAGGAGCACTCGATCGTGCTCGTGCGTGGTGGTCGTGTGAAGGACCTGCCGGGTGTTCGGTACAAGATCATCCGCGGCTCCCTCGACACGCAGGGCGTCAAGAACCGCAAGCAGGCTCGCAGCCGCTACGGCGCCAAGAAGGAGAAGTAA
- a CDS encoding DUF1707 and DUF4190 domain-containing protein — translation MRASHADRERAVDVLKAGFAEGRLLQPEYEQRITRAYKAQTHAELQMLVADLPQGPVPQAQFMPQRPVPATFMPMPMQMPMPVHTNSSATGALVCGIMTPVTWGLTAIPAVILGHKARAEIRRTGERGDGQAITGLVLGWLGIGGWALFILVTILVAATNL, via the coding sequence ATGCGTGCCTCGCACGCCGATCGTGAGCGAGCGGTCGATGTGCTCAAGGCGGGATTTGCCGAGGGGCGGCTGCTTCAGCCGGAGTACGAGCAGCGGATCACACGGGCCTACAAGGCGCAGACGCATGCCGAACTGCAGATGCTGGTAGCGGATCTTCCGCAGGGGCCGGTGCCGCAGGCGCAGTTCATGCCGCAGCGTCCGGTGCCGGCGACTTTCATGCCGATGCCGATGCAGATGCCCATGCCGGTGCACACCAACAGCTCGGCGACGGGCGCGCTGGTCTGCGGGATCATGACACCGGTGACATGGGGGCTGACGGCGATCCCGGCCGTGATCCTGGGTCACAAGGCGCGGGCCGAGATCCGGCGGACCGGAGAGCGCGGGGACGGTCAGGCCATCACGGGACTCGTCCTCGGCTGGCTGGGGATCGGTGGCTGGGCGCTGTTCATCCTGGTGACGATCCTGGTGGCCGCGACCAATCTGTAA